The Nocardioides panzhihuensis genome has a segment encoding these proteins:
- a CDS encoding LLM class flavin-dependent oxidoreductase, with product MRVGTVMWPIEDWPAMGERWVQAEQLGFETAWVYDHLAWRGHSPWEEAFTSMAAAAALTSTIRLGTLVTTPNFRTPIPTAAAIRSLDRISGGRVTIGIGAGGDDHTSDGDVLGRKFTPRERADRFAEWTRTVDRLLRESPVTIDGEHWQTHEVTVSPGQVQQPRTPMWLAGNGPRGIRLAAEVGDGWIANPGGEDPKAYVAQRLEMLRAACEEAGRDYAAMPKLFMSGFTDEPWTESADAFEDLAGAYAEIGITDIAIHWPRAGTRWELSQQVFEAIAQRAARL from the coding sequence ATGCGTGTAGGAACAGTGATGTGGCCGATCGAGGACTGGCCGGCGATGGGCGAGCGTTGGGTTCAGGCCGAGCAGCTCGGGTTCGAGACGGCCTGGGTCTATGACCATCTGGCCTGGCGTGGGCACAGCCCCTGGGAGGAGGCGTTCACGTCGATGGCCGCCGCCGCGGCCCTCACCTCGACGATCCGGCTCGGGACGCTGGTGACCACCCCCAACTTCCGTACGCCGATCCCGACCGCCGCGGCGATCCGCAGCCTCGACCGCATCTCCGGAGGGCGCGTGACGATCGGCATCGGCGCGGGCGGCGACGACCACACCTCCGACGGAGACGTGCTCGGTCGGAAGTTCACGCCTCGCGAGCGCGCCGACCGGTTCGCGGAGTGGACCCGCACCGTCGACCGACTGCTGCGTGAGTCACCGGTCACGATCGACGGCGAGCACTGGCAGACCCACGAGGTCACCGTCTCCCCCGGCCAGGTCCAGCAGCCGCGTACGCCGATGTGGCTGGCCGGCAACGGCCCCCGCGGGATCCGACTCGCCGCCGAGGTCGGCGACGGCTGGATCGCCAACCCTGGTGGCGAGGACCCGAAGGCGTACGTCGCCCAACGGCTCGAGATGCTCCGCGCAGCCTGCGAGGAGGCCGGCCGGGACTACGCCGCGATGCCGAAGCTCTTCATGTCCGGGTTCACCGACGAGCCGTGGACCGAGTCTGCGGACGCGTTCGAGGACCTCGCCGGCGCCTACGCCGAGATCGGGATCACGGACATCGCGATCCACTGGCCCCGTGCCGGGACCCGGTGGGAGCTCTCGCAGCAGGTCTTCGAGGCGATCGCTCAGCGCGCGGCGAGACTCTGA
- the rplU gene encoding 50S ribosomal protein L21, protein MYAIVKAGSKQQKVVVGDVIEIDRLDGEAGAAISLPVVMLVDGETVTTTGLDKASVAAEIVGASKGPKIIIQKYKNKTGYKKRQGHRQKYTQVKVTAINA, encoded by the coding sequence GTGTACGCGATCGTGAAGGCTGGCAGCAAGCAGCAGAAGGTCGTTGTCGGCGACGTCATCGAGATCGACCGCCTCGACGGCGAGGCCGGTGCTGCGATCTCGCTGCCCGTGGTCATGCTCGTCGACGGTGAGACCGTCACCACGACCGGCCTCGACAAGGCCTCTGTGGCTGCTGAGATCGTCGGTGCCTCCAAGGGCCCGAAGATCATCATCCAGAAGTACAAGAACAAGACCGGCTACAAGAAGCGCCAGGGTCACCGTCAGAAGTACACCCAGGTCAAGGTCACCGCGATCAACGCCTGA
- a CDS encoding DeoR/GlpR family DNA-binding transcription regulator, with protein MTPTEPSHANQARQDEILARARATGRVSVADLAPDLGVSVETIRRDLKVLADRGVVERVYGGAVALESGSFETSLEFRAGRDVDEKHRIARAALQHRRGAETIYIDEGTMPQFLAEELFGQGPATIITPSLPVATRLSADPDLTVIVLGGRVRTITRGVVDQWATRMLADLVIDLAYIGANGISREQGLTTQDPSVAAVKRAAIERSRRRIFFGAHTKFGASSLCRFAGVRDFELLITGTELSATEARRFAALGPRVVRA; from the coding sequence ATGACGCCGACCGAACCGTCGCACGCGAACCAGGCCAGGCAGGACGAGATCCTGGCGCGCGCACGCGCGACCGGGCGGGTGTCCGTCGCCGACCTCGCCCCCGATCTCGGGGTGAGCGTCGAGACGATCCGGCGCGACCTCAAGGTGCTCGCCGACCGCGGCGTCGTGGAGCGGGTCTATGGCGGTGCGGTCGCCCTGGAGAGCGGCAGCTTCGAGACCTCGCTCGAGTTCCGGGCGGGCCGCGACGTCGATGAGAAGCACCGGATCGCGCGGGCCGCCCTCCAGCACCGGCGCGGTGCGGAGACGATCTACATCGACGAGGGCACCATGCCGCAGTTCCTGGCCGAGGAGCTCTTCGGGCAGGGGCCGGCGACGATCATCACCCCGTCCCTGCCGGTGGCCACCCGGCTCTCCGCCGACCCGGACCTCACCGTGATCGTCCTGGGCGGGCGCGTCCGCACCATCACCCGCGGCGTCGTGGACCAGTGGGCGACCCGGATGCTGGCCGACCTGGTGATCGACCTGGCCTACATCGGCGCCAACGGGATCTCCCGCGAGCAGGGCCTCACCACCCAGGACCCGTCGGTGGCCGCGGTCAAGCGTGCCGCCATCGAGCGTTCCCGCCGCCGGATCTTCTTCGGCGCCCACACCAAGTTCGGTGCCTCCAGCCTGTGCCGCTTCGCGGGCGTACGCGACTTCGAGCTCCTCATCACCGGGACCGAGCTCTCGGCCACCGAGGCACGTCGGTTCGCGGCGCTCGGGCCCAGGGTCGTCCGGGCCTGA
- a CDS encoding carbohydrate ABC transporter permease, which produces MAAVTPTSPAAAEPTGPTAGRPPTPYKKWGRESWKLRAPLLPALIFLIVVTQLPFVATLVMSFMSWSAQPDAPERSFAGLDNFKTVFTTPAYRTAVLNTIEMTVVVVGVSALLALGIALLLNHAFIGRGLVRTMMIAPFLIVPIAAAVFWGNGILMTGFGLVDGVLGQLGVPGAQDIAFLTDHPKLAIEIELIWQWTPFMMLILLAGLQSQDPEVLEAASIDGCNAWQTFVHMTLPHVRRYLELSIVLGTIFIVQNFDSVLGMTGGLNSTNIPFAVYETFYSAKDYGVASALGVVVVIGSLIIATFALRVVSSLLEEES; this is translated from the coding sequence ATGGCCGCGGTGACCCCAACATCTCCCGCAGCGGCGGAGCCGACGGGGCCGACCGCGGGGCGGCCGCCCACGCCGTACAAGAAGTGGGGCCGCGAGTCCTGGAAGCTGCGGGCGCCGCTGCTGCCGGCCCTGATCTTCCTGATCGTGGTGACCCAGCTGCCGTTCGTCGCGACGCTGGTGATGTCGTTCATGAGCTGGAGCGCCCAGCCCGACGCCCCGGAGCGCAGCTTCGCCGGCCTCGACAACTTCAAGACGGTGTTCACGACGCCGGCCTACCGCACGGCGGTCCTGAACACGATCGAGATGACGGTCGTCGTCGTCGGGGTCAGCGCCCTGCTCGCCCTCGGGATCGCGCTGCTGCTCAACCATGCGTTCATCGGCCGCGGACTGGTGCGCACCATGATGATCGCGCCGTTCCTGATCGTGCCGATCGCAGCCGCGGTCTTCTGGGGAAACGGCATCCTGATGACCGGGTTCGGCCTGGTCGACGGGGTGCTCGGTCAGCTCGGCGTGCCCGGTGCCCAGGACATCGCCTTCCTCACCGACCATCCCAAGCTCGCCATCGAGATCGAGCTGATCTGGCAATGGACACCGTTCATGATGCTGATCCTCCTCGCCGGCTTGCAGTCGCAGGATCCGGAGGTGCTGGAGGCGGCGAGCATCGACGGCTGCAACGCGTGGCAGACGTTCGTGCACATGACGCTCCCCCACGTACGCCGCTATCTGGAGCTCTCGATCGTCCTGGGCACGATCTTCATCGTCCAGAACTTCGACTCGGTCCTGGGCATGACCGGCGGCCTGAACTCCACCAACATCCCGTTCGCCGTCTACGAGACGTTCTACTCGGCCAAGGACTACGGGGTCGCCTCAGCCCTGGGCGTCGTCGTGGTCATCGGATCGCTGATCATCGCGACCTTCGCGCTGCGCGTCGTGTCGTCCCTGCTCGAGGAGGAGAGCTGA
- a CDS encoding carbohydrate ABC transporter permease, which yields MTHTWNRRRVAKIVIPLAAWLIGIIFVIPILYMVLTSLHAPQDAQTYPPSWGAPLTLDNYAGLFSSANPITPALINSVITSVISTLLVLVLAIPAAYALAIKPVRRWSDAMFFFLSTKMLPMVAGILPLYLFTTKVINMPDNVIILILIYTAMNLPIAVWMMRSFLVEVPTAIIEAASIDGASTFRILTRIVAPIAMPGVAATSLICFIFAWNEQLYAKVLTSVAAQTGPVYVNTLIQTEHAYLAELAAGATLISLPVLIAGFAAQDKLVQGLSLGAVK from the coding sequence ATGACGCACACTTGGAACCGGCGACGGGTGGCGAAGATCGTCATCCCTCTCGCGGCGTGGCTGATCGGCATCATCTTCGTGATCCCGATCCTCTACATGGTCCTGACCTCGCTGCACGCACCGCAGGACGCCCAGACCTATCCGCCCAGCTGGGGTGCGCCGCTGACGCTGGACAACTATGCCGGCCTGTTCTCCTCGGCGAACCCGATCACGCCGGCACTGATCAACTCCGTGATCACCAGCGTGATCTCGACGCTGCTGGTGCTCGTCCTGGCCATTCCCGCAGCGTACGCCCTGGCGATCAAGCCGGTGCGGAGGTGGTCGGACGCGATGTTCTTCTTCCTCTCGACCAAGATGCTGCCGATGGTCGCCGGGATCCTGCCGCTCTACCTGTTCACGACGAAGGTCATCAACATGCCTGACAACGTGATCATCCTGATCCTGATCTACACCGCGATGAACCTGCCGATCGCGGTCTGGATGATGCGCTCGTTCCTGGTCGAGGTGCCTACCGCGATCATCGAGGCGGCCTCGATCGACGGCGCCAGCACGTTCCGCATCCTGACCCGCATCGTGGCCCCGATCGCCATGCCGGGCGTCGCGGCCACCTCGCTGATCTGCTTCATCTTCGCCTGGAACGAGCAGCTCTACGCCAAGGTGCTCACCAGCGTCGCCGCGCAGACCGGCCCGGTCTACGTGAACACCCTGATCCAGACCGAGCACGCCTACCTCGCCGAGCTGGCCGCGGGGGCGACGCTGATCTCGCTGCCCGTGCTCATCGCCGGCTTCGCCGCCCAGGACAAGCTCGTCCAGGGGCTCTCCCTGGGAGCGGTCAAATGA
- a CDS encoding mannitol dehydrogenase family protein: MTEARLTTARLGELSAAVAVPAYDRTAVTPGIVHLGVGGFHRAHQARYVDDLLASGVSDWGIVGVGLMPQDVRMRDALAAQDNLYTLLERAPDGDVHGRVIGSIIDYLFAPDSPEAVLALLTDPRIRIVSLTITEGGYHVNQATGGFDASDPAIQADLQPEAAPTTAFGYVVEALARRRAAGVAPFTVMSCDNIAGNGEVARAMLSAFASLRDPDLGDWIESEVAFPSSMVDRITPATTDADIEEVGWRFGIQDAWPVVSEPFSQWVLEDHFPQGRPPFEQAGVEMVPDVEPYELMKLRLLNASHQALCYLGYLSGYRYAHDVCSDPLFVDFLLGYMSQEATPTLPEVPGLDLAAYQRELISRFANPHIRDTLARLCAESSDRIPKWLVPVVSAQLASGGSVRRSALVVASWARYAEGVDEQGAPIDIVDRRRSEVMGRAIAQREDPLAFLRDPDLFGDLVDQPGFTEPYAEALASLHAVGARKTLEAWEV, from the coding sequence ATGACCGAGGCACGACTCACGACAGCCAGGCTCGGCGAGCTCTCTGCCGCCGTTGCCGTACCCGCCTACGACCGGACCGCCGTCACACCCGGGATCGTGCATCTCGGGGTCGGTGGCTTCCACCGCGCCCATCAGGCGCGCTACGTCGACGACCTGCTGGCCTCGGGTGTCAGCGACTGGGGCATCGTCGGCGTGGGGCTGATGCCCCAGGACGTACGCATGCGGGACGCGCTCGCCGCCCAGGACAACCTCTACACGCTCCTCGAACGGGCCCCGGACGGCGACGTGCACGGGCGGGTGATCGGCTCGATCATCGACTACCTCTTCGCGCCCGACTCCCCCGAGGCCGTGCTGGCGTTGCTCACCGACCCGCGGATCCGGATCGTGTCGCTGACCATCACCGAGGGCGGCTACCACGTCAACCAGGCGACCGGCGGCTTCGACGCCTCCGACCCCGCGATCCAGGCCGACCTGCAGCCGGAGGCGGCGCCGACGACCGCGTTCGGCTACGTGGTGGAGGCGCTGGCGCGCCGTCGTGCCGCCGGGGTCGCTCCGTTCACGGTGATGTCGTGCGACAACATCGCCGGCAACGGCGAGGTCGCCCGTGCGATGCTGTCGGCGTTCGCGTCCCTGCGCGACCCGGACCTGGGCGACTGGATCGAATCCGAGGTGGCCTTCCCGAGCTCGATGGTCGACCGGATCACGCCGGCGACCACCGATGCCGACATCGAGGAGGTCGGTTGGCGGTTCGGGATCCAGGACGCCTGGCCGGTGGTCAGCGAGCCCTTCTCCCAGTGGGTGCTCGAGGACCACTTCCCGCAGGGTCGGCCGCCGTTCGAGCAGGCCGGGGTCGAGATGGTGCCCGACGTCGAGCCCTATGAGCTGATGAAGCTGCGGCTGCTGAACGCCAGCCATCAGGCGCTGTGCTACCTCGGCTACCTCTCCGGCTACCGCTACGCCCACGACGTCTGCAGCGACCCCCTCTTCGTCGACTTCCTGCTCGGCTACATGTCGCAGGAGGCCACCCCCACTTTGCCCGAGGTGCCCGGCCTGGACCTGGCGGCCTACCAGCGGGAGCTGATCTCCCGCTTCGCCAACCCCCACATCCGCGACACGCTGGCGCGGCTGTGCGCCGAGAGCTCCGACCGGATCCCCAAGTGGCTCGTACCCGTCGTCTCGGCTCAGCTGGCCTCGGGAGGCTCGGTGCGCCGATCGGCGCTCGTCGTCGCCTCCTGGGCCCGCTACGCCGAGGGCGTCGACGAGCAGGGCGCGCCGATCGATATCGTCGACCGGCGCCGATCCGAGGTGATGGGCCGTGCGATCGCGCAGCGCGAGGACCCCCTCGCCTTCCTCCGCGACCCCGACCTCTTCGGTGACCTCGTCGACCAGCCCGGGTTCACCGAGCCGTACGCCGAGGCGCTGGCGTCATTGCACGCGGTCGGCGCGCGCAAGACTCTCGAGGCATGGGAGGTCTGA
- a CDS encoding ABC transporter substrate-binding protein, which translates to MRARRRTSAALTALSLATVLLTACGTGGLGAGGTSAGEHSITVLMVNNPQMLELQELTAEHFTKETGIEVNFVVKVEQDMRDTASTEFANQSGIYDVATLSNFEIPYYAEAGWISDMESISNDPEFDQDDILTPMTEALSANGKVYGQPFYGESSFLMYRKDLFEKHGLEMPAEPTWDQVAGFAAKINEAEPDMRGICLRGLAGWGDNLASITTVVNTMGGTWFDEDWNAQVNKGGFKKAANFYVDLVREHGEAGAATFSFPQCLNAMQQGKVAMWYDATSGAGSLEAPESPVKGKVGYVAAPHDQTENAGWLYTWAWAIQKASRHQEDAKKFVAWASSKEYEELVMADTENDTGGPTNVPAGKRASTYENPEYLEVAGSFATPTMNAIKNAQADNPGVQKRPYTGIQFVGVPSFTDFGTECAKQLSSAISGSKTTDAALDRCQALAQAYGDVQKEKQ; encoded by the coding sequence ATGCGGGCACGGAGACGGACCTCCGCAGCGCTCACAGCGCTCTCACTGGCCACGGTCTTGTTGACAGCCTGTGGGACGGGCGGGCTCGGTGCCGGCGGCACGAGCGCGGGTGAGCACAGCATCACGGTGCTGATGGTCAACAACCCACAGATGCTCGAGCTCCAGGAGCTCACCGCGGAGCACTTCACCAAGGAGACCGGGATCGAGGTGAACTTCGTGGTCAAGGTCGAGCAGGACATGCGCGACACCGCGAGCACCGAGTTCGCCAACCAGTCCGGGATCTACGACGTGGCGACGCTGTCCAACTTCGAGATCCCCTACTACGCCGAAGCCGGCTGGATCTCGGACATGGAGAGCATCTCCAACGACCCCGAGTTCGACCAGGACGACATCCTCACCCCCATGACCGAGGCGCTCTCGGCCAACGGCAAGGTCTACGGACAGCCGTTCTACGGTGAGTCGTCGTTCCTGATGTACCGCAAGGATCTCTTCGAGAAGCACGGCCTCGAGATGCCGGCCGAGCCGACCTGGGACCAGGTCGCCGGCTTCGCCGCCAAGATCAACGAGGCCGAGCCGGACATGCGCGGGATCTGCCTGCGCGGCCTGGCCGGCTGGGGAGACAACCTCGCCTCGATCACGACCGTGGTCAACACCATGGGCGGCACCTGGTTCGACGAGGACTGGAACGCCCAGGTCAACAAGGGCGGCTTCAAGAAGGCCGCCAACTTCTACGTCGACCTGGTCCGCGAGCACGGCGAGGCCGGCGCCGCGACCTTCAGCTTCCCGCAGTGCCTCAACGCCATGCAGCAGGGCAAGGTCGCGATGTGGTACGACGCCACCTCCGGCGCCGGGTCGCTGGAAGCGCCCGAGTCGCCGGTCAAGGGGAAGGTCGGCTACGTCGCCGCCCCGCACGACCAGACCGAGAACGCCGGCTGGCTCTACACCTGGGCCTGGGCGATCCAGAAGGCCTCCCGCCACCAGGAGGACGCCAAGAAGTTCGTCGCCTGGGCCTCCAGCAAGGAGTACGAGGAGCTGGTGATGGCCGACACCGAGAACGACACCGGCGGTCCGACCAACGTCCCGGCGGGCAAGCGCGCCTCGACCTACGAGAACCCCGAGTACCTCGAGGTGGCCGGCTCCTTCGCGACGCCGACCATGAACGCGATCAAGAACGCCCAGGCCGACAACCCGGGGGTCCAGAAGCGGCCCTACACCGGCATCCAGTTCGTCGGGGTCCCGAGCTTCACCGACTTCGGCACCGAGTGCGCCAAACAGCTCTCGAGCGCCATCTCGGGCTCGAAGACCACCGACGCGGCCCTCGACCGATGCCAGGCCCTCGCCCAGGCCTACGGCGACGTCCAGAAGGAGAAGCAGTGA
- the rpmA gene encoding 50S ribosomal protein L27 — protein MAHKKGAASTKNGRDSNAQRLGVKRFGGQVVGAGEIIVRQRGTHFHPGTNVGRGGDDTLFALQPGAVEFGKRRGRRVINIVPGDA, from the coding sequence ATGGCACACAAGAAGGGTGCAGCAAGCACCAAGAACGGTCGCGACTCCAACGCCCAGCGCCTCGGTGTGAAGCGCTTCGGCGGCCAGGTCGTCGGCGCCGGCGAGATCATCGTTCGCCAGCGTGGCACCCACTTCCACCCCGGCACCAACGTCGGTCGTGGCGGCGACGACACCCTGTTCGCCCTGCAGCCGGGCGCGGTCGAGTTCGGCAAGCGCCGCGGCCGCCGGGTGATCAACATCGTCCCGGGCGACGCCTGA